Proteins encoded together in one Bradyrhizobium sp. CB82 window:
- a CDS encoding trypsin-like serine protease, whose amino-acid sequence MSKYTKLESDRAQYSRPLGADEMLARETERLRRLLPAELGALKSTNSFSLIGDQLSDRQPELSRLNVANHSAWSVHTGGTIVRGLLGADGSRLSREEIAGAGRGASRAAPFRPAWAEARPTPLLSVAPQEQNLRRINGKRLRPHGYVFGADDRQPFYPSGYPWQCVGKLLVWSDPSSPSPQMTGTGTLVGPNLVLTAGHMAPWGSDPWMMQFIPAYYNGGSILGAGVYSYVQSYRGNSGADSKAWDHLLLKLYDPIGSWIGWMGTRTYNDDWEDDNVWTLVGYPGAVAGAQQPSWQGGISFHDDDEDGDAMELETDNGDSSPGDSGGPYFAQWDDGPHIVGVDSGGEEEYQFPFSTQQNNIAAGGKAVVDLVLWGQANWPSG is encoded by the coding sequence ATGAGCAAGTACACAAAACTGGAAAGCGACCGAGCGCAGTATTCCAGGCCGCTCGGCGCGGACGAAATGTTGGCTCGCGAGACGGAGCGTTTGCGGCGCTTGCTTCCGGCCGAACTTGGGGCTCTCAAGTCTACCAACAGTTTTTCCCTGATCGGCGATCAACTCTCGGATCGCCAGCCGGAACTGAGCCGACTGAACGTGGCCAATCACTCGGCCTGGAGCGTGCATACGGGCGGGACCATCGTACGAGGGCTGCTGGGTGCTGACGGCAGCAGGCTCAGCCGAGAGGAGATTGCTGGCGCCGGTCGCGGCGCGTCCCGGGCGGCGCCCTTTCGTCCGGCTTGGGCGGAAGCTCGGCCGACGCCCCTGCTCTCGGTGGCACCACAGGAACAAAATCTCCGTCGCATAAACGGCAAACGTTTGCGGCCTCACGGATATGTATTCGGCGCGGATGATAGGCAGCCGTTCTATCCCTCGGGCTATCCGTGGCAATGCGTCGGAAAGCTGCTGGTATGGTCGGATCCGAGTTCGCCGTCACCTCAAATGACGGGAACCGGGACACTGGTCGGCCCCAATCTCGTGCTTACGGCCGGGCACATGGCGCCTTGGGGGAGTGATCCGTGGATGATGCAGTTCATCCCGGCCTACTACAATGGTGGATCGATCCTCGGCGCAGGGGTCTATTCCTACGTCCAGTCCTATCGTGGCAACAGCGGTGCCGACAGCAAGGCTTGGGACCATCTCTTATTGAAGCTCTATGATCCGATCGGGAGCTGGATCGGCTGGATGGGCACTCGAACGTACAATGACGATTGGGAAGACGACAATGTGTGGACGCTGGTGGGATACCCCGGCGCGGTCGCCGGTGCGCAACAGCCGTCCTGGCAAGGTGGGATCAGTTTCCACGACGATGACGAAGACGGGGATGCCATGGAGCTAGAAACTGACAATGGCGATTCCTCGCCGGGCGACTCAGGGGGGCCGTACTTCGCGCAGTGGGACGATGGCCCCCACATTGTCGGCGTCGATTCAGGCGGCGAAGAAGAGTACCAGTTTCCCTTCTCCACTCAGCAAAACAATATAGCCGCTGGTGGCAAGGCGGTCGTCGATTTGGTGCTGTGGGGCCAGGCGAATTGGCCGAGCGGGTAG
- a CDS encoding DUF2948 family protein, translating to MPPQLKLIALDADDLAVISTHVQDARVQTSDIIWRQGEKRFVVGMNRLDWEQTLDGETEPRRLVSALRFDRVLACKSRNIDLATPERVLDLVGIEFHGQSAPGGSALLLFAHGGAIRLDVECLECELTDLGTDELGTGAGGDEG from the coding sequence ATGCCGCCCCAGCTCAAACTGATTGCGCTCGATGCCGACGACCTCGCGGTCATCTCCACCCATGTGCAGGACGCGCGGGTGCAGACCTCCGACATCATCTGGCGGCAAGGCGAGAAGCGCTTCGTGGTCGGCATGAACCGGCTGGACTGGGAGCAGACGTTGGACGGCGAGACCGAGCCGCGCCGGCTGGTCTCCGCACTCCGATTCGACCGCGTGCTTGCCTGCAAATCGCGCAATATCGACCTTGCCACGCCCGAGCGGGTTTTGGACCTGGTCGGCATCGAGTTTCACGGCCAAAGCGCCCCCGGCGGCAGCGCGCTGCTCCTGTTCGCCCATGGCGGCGCGATCCGGCTCGACGTCGAATGCCTGGAATGCGAGCTGACCGACCTGGGCACTGATGAGCTCGGGACGGGGGCGGGCGGGGACGAGGGTTGA